The Puntigrus tetrazona isolate hp1 chromosome 23, ASM1883169v1, whole genome shotgun sequence genome has a segment encoding these proteins:
- the krt8 gene encoding keratin, type II cytoskeletal 8: MSFNKTTSYTVKSSSSKSAPRSFSSLSYAGPSASRQSYSVRSSFGGANRGMGAGMGGGGFISSSSAYGLGMGMGMGMGGGVVAPIQAVTVNKSLLAPLNLEIDPNIQVVRTQEKEQIKTLNNRFASFIDKVRFLEQQNKMLETKWSLLQNQTATRSNIDAMFEAYIANLRRQLDSLGNDKMKLEADLHNMQGLVEDFKNKYEDEINKRTECENEFVLIKKDVDEAYMNKVELEAKLESLTDEINFLRQIFEEEIRELQSQIKDTSVVVEMDNSRNLDMDAIVAEVRAQYEDIANRSRAEAEMWYKSKYEEMQTSANKYGDDLRSTKTEIADLNRMIQRLQSEIDAVKGQRANLENQIAEAEERGELAVRDAKARIKDLEDALQRAKQDMARQIREYQDLMNVKLALDIEIATYRKLLEGEEDRLASGIKAINISKQSTSYGAYPLESASSGYSSYSSYSSGYGGGYGGGYGSGYSSGAGYSSGSGYGDTVSQTKKSVVIKMIETKDGRVVSESSEVVQD; encoded by the exons ATGTCGTTCAACAAGACCACCAGCTACACTGTGAAGTCCTCTTCTTCTAAATCTGCCCCACGCAGCTTCAGCAGTCTGTCCTATGCCGGCCCCAGTGCCAGCCGGCAGAGCTACAGCGTGCGTAGCTCCTTTGGAGGTGCTAACCGTGGCATGGGAGCTGGAATGGGAGGTGGTGGCTTCATCAGCAGCTCTTCAGCCTACGGTCTTGGCATGGGAATGGGCATGGGCATGGGTGGCGGTGTCGTAGCACCCATCCAAGCCGTCACCGTCAACAAGAGCCTCCTGGCACCTCTGAACCTGGAGATCGACCCTAACATCCAAGTTGTCCGCACCCAGGAGAAAGAGCAAATCAAGACCCTCAACAACCGTTTCGCTTCCTTCATTGATAAG GTACGTTTCCTGGAGCAGCAAAACAAGATGCTGGAGACAAAATGGAGCCTCCTTCAGAACCAGACGGCCACGCGCTCCAACATCGACGCCATGTTCGAGGCCTACATCGCCAACCTGCGCAGACAGCTCGACAGCCTTGGAAACGATAAAATGAAGCTGGAGGCTGACCTGCACAACATGCAAGGCCTTGTTGAGGACTTCAAAAACAA GTATGAGGATGAGATCAACAAGCGCACAGAGTGCGAGAACGAGTTTGTGCTCATCAAGAAG GATGTTGATGAGGCCTACATGAATAAGGTTGAGCTGGAGGCCAAACTGGAAAGCCTCACTGACGAGATCAACTTCCTCAGGCAGATCTTTGAGGAG GAGATCCGTGAGCTGCAGTCCCAGATCAAGGACACCTCAGTTGTTGTTGAGATGGACAACAGCAGGAATCTGGACATGGACGCCATCGTCGCTGAGGTCCGCGCTCAGTATGAAGATATCGCTAACCGAAGCCGCGCTGAGGCTGAGATGTGGTACAAGTCCAAG TACGAGGAGATGCAGACATCTGCAAACAAATACGGTGATGACCTTAGATCAACAAAGACAGAGATCGCTGACCTTAACCGCATGATTCAGAGACTGCAGTCCGAGATTGATGCCGTGAAAGGACAG CGCGCCAATCTGGAGAACCAGATCGCAGAAGCAGAGGAGCGTGGCGAGTTGGCCGTGAGAGACGCCAAGGCCCGTATTAAGGACCTGGAAGATGCCCTGCAGAGAGCCAAGCAGGACATGGCCCGCCAGATTAGAGAATATCAAGACCTGATGAACGTCAAACTCGCCCTGGACATTGAGATCGCCACATACAGAAAGCTCCTGGAAGGAGAGGAGGACAG ACTGGCAAGTGGAATCAAGGCCATCAATATCTCAAAACAGAGCA CAAGCTATGGCGCTTATCCCCTGGAAAGTGCAAGCAGCGGATACAGCAGCTACTCTAGTTATTCCAGCGGCTACGGTGGCGGCTACGGTGGCGGATACGGTAGCGGCTACAGCTCTGGCGCCGGCTACAGCTCTGGCAGTGGCTACGGTGACACCGTCTCTCAGACAAAGAAGAGCGTTGTGATCAAGATGATTGAGACCAAGGATGGCAGAGTGGTGTCTGAGTCCTCTGAGGTCGTCCAAGATTGA